In Amycolatopsis solani, a single window of DNA contains:
- a CDS encoding LacI family DNA-binding transcriptional regulator, producing MTTQPPTLEDVARVAGVSRATVSRVVNSVRNVDPKLRETVERAIADTGYVPNRAARSLVTRRTGGIALVVSEPERHVEAFTGGVFGDPFFGRVVEGVVSHLRPHGLHPLLMLVDSDEERAKLVPKLRQEQVSGVLLISLHPAEDPLPQMLTGAGVPTALFARPTRPAPVCYVDVAHQDGARLAAERLVSRGCRRVATIAGPAGTPAGQDRLAGFRDAMARHGHAYVAVAEGDFTEHGGERAMDRLLAEEPALDGLFVANDLMAYGALTVLREAGRRVPDDVAVVGFDDSRVALSCRPRLTTIRQPVEAMGAAMARMVLDRMADPDLRAESVIFDPELVVRDSG from the coding sequence GTGACGACGCAGCCGCCCACCTTGGAGGACGTCGCGCGGGTCGCCGGCGTCTCCCGGGCCACGGTGTCCCGCGTGGTGAACAGCGTCCGCAACGTCGACCCCAAGCTGCGCGAGACGGTCGAGCGCGCGATCGCCGACACCGGCTACGTCCCGAACCGGGCGGCGCGCTCGCTGGTCACCCGGCGCACCGGCGGGATCGCGCTGGTGGTGTCCGAGCCGGAGCGGCACGTCGAAGCGTTCACCGGCGGCGTGTTCGGCGACCCCTTCTTCGGCCGCGTCGTCGAGGGCGTCGTCTCCCACCTGCGGCCGCACGGGCTGCACCCGCTGCTGATGCTGGTCGACAGCGACGAGGAGCGCGCGAAGCTGGTCCCCAAACTCCGGCAAGAGCAGGTGAGCGGCGTCCTGCTGATTTCGCTGCACCCGGCGGAAGACCCGTTGCCGCAGATGCTGACCGGCGCGGGCGTGCCGACGGCGCTGTTCGCGCGGCCCACCCGGCCGGCGCCGGTGTGCTACGTCGACGTCGCCCACCAGGACGGCGCCCGGCTCGCGGCCGAGCGGCTCGTTTCGCGCGGCTGCCGGCGCGTGGCCACGATCGCGGGCCCGGCGGGCACCCCGGCGGGCCAGGACCGGCTGGCCGGCTTCCGCGACGCGATGGCCCGCCACGGCCACGCGTACGTGGCGGTGGCCGAGGGCGACTTCACCGAGCACGGCGGCGAACGGGCCATGGACCGCCTGCTGGCCGAGGAACCCGCGCTGGACGGGCTTTTCGTGGCGAACGACCTGATGGCGTACGGCGCGCTGACGGTGCTGCGCGAAGCCGGCCGTCGCGTCCCGGACGACGTCGCGGTGGTCGGTTTCGACGACAGCCGCGTCGCGCTGAGCTGCCGCCCCCGGCTCACCACGATCCGCCAGCCGGTCGAGGCGATGGGCGCGGCGATGGCCCGGATGGTCCTGGACCGGATGGCCGACCCGGACCTGCGCGCGGAGTCGGTGATCTTCGACCCGGAACTGGTGGTCCGCGACTCCGGGTGA
- a CDS encoding DUF305 domain-containing protein, with translation MVALILGGCATTGPAPGPAAGPGTAAFNPTDVAWLQLVVPMTANALVAARMAPDRASSTAVRAAASAVVAPSERLLKRLESARDRAGLPASDLHSGHRMPGMVTPADLTALRTDGGAEFDRRLIALLRAHAAQVVVLARGEQTSGADPETRALAGELSAEGARETALLPTVA, from the coding sequence GTGGTGGCGCTGATCCTGGGCGGGTGCGCCACCACCGGCCCCGCCCCCGGGCCGGCCGCCGGACCGGGCACCGCCGCCTTCAACCCGACGGACGTCGCCTGGCTGCAGCTCGTGGTGCCGATGACGGCGAACGCCCTCGTCGCGGCGCGAATGGCCCCGGACCGCGCCTCGAGTACCGCGGTGCGGGCGGCGGCCAGTGCGGTGGTGGCGCCGTCGGAGCGCCTGCTGAAGCGCTTGGAGTCGGCCCGCGACCGGGCCGGGCTCCCGGCGTCCGACCTCCACAGTGGACATCGGATGCCGGGCATGGTCACACCGGCCGACCTGACGGCGTTGCGCACCGACGGCGGCGCCGAGTTCGACCGCAGGCTGATCGCGCTGCTGCGGGCGCACGCGGCGCAGGTCGTGGTGCTCGCACGAGGTGAGCAGACGTCCGGGGCGGATCCGGAGACCCGGGCCCTCGCCGGGGAGCTGAGCGCCGAAGGAGCCCGCGAAACCGCGCTCCTGCCCACCGTGGCCTGA
- a CDS encoding XRE family transcriptional regulator translates to MSEGRSFAERLAHLIATVHPPDRKPYSYREIATGVADQTGVSMSATHVQQLAVGARKDPKRSHIQALAQFFGVPVTYFFDDEVAGQIDQQVEDVVAWRDTEARNLAQRAMRLSPRDRETVTALLDQLGSYDDTRRREGRRRKPE, encoded by the coding sequence GTGAGCGAAGGGCGCAGTTTCGCCGAACGGCTGGCGCACTTGATCGCGACCGTGCACCCGCCGGACCGCAAGCCGTACTCCTACCGGGAGATCGCGACCGGCGTCGCCGACCAGACCGGCGTCTCGATGTCCGCGACGCACGTGCAGCAGCTGGCCGTCGGCGCGCGCAAGGACCCCAAGCGCTCGCACATCCAGGCGCTCGCGCAGTTCTTCGGGGTGCCCGTCACCTACTTCTTCGACGACGAGGTCGCCGGCCAGATCGATCAGCAGGTCGAGGACGTCGTGGCGTGGCGGGACACCGAGGCGCGGAACCTGGCCCAGCGCGCGATGCGGCTCTCGCCGCGTGACCGCGAAACCGTGACGGCGCTGCTCGACCAGCTCGGCAGCTACGACGACACGCGCCGCCGCGAAGGCCGGCGCCGGAAGCCCGAGTGA
- a CDS encoding NPP1 family protein — MAYRSRALAAAAAGALALSALFPATAYADPPGALPASASDFEKTFQPAFDYDKDGCYPTPAIGPDGTIAPGLSLGGDTNGHCRDSWDLDNTNSYSRQKCNNGWCAVMFTLYFEKDQASLGPGSAGHRHDWEHVVVWVKDNQVEYVATSQHGGFAVHDRASLRFEGTHAKVVYHKDGGSTHCFRAANGNDDPPENHKGTWQYPAPVGWDGYPAGLRDKLTQADFGSATFGIKDGQFTGNLAKAKPAGIPFDENA; from the coding sequence ATGGCGTACCGTTCCCGCGCACTGGCCGCCGCTGCCGCCGGCGCGCTGGCCCTCTCCGCGCTGTTCCCCGCGACCGCGTACGCCGACCCGCCCGGCGCGCTCCCGGCGTCCGCGTCCGACTTCGAAAAGACGTTCCAGCCGGCCTTCGACTACGACAAGGACGGCTGCTACCCGACCCCGGCGATCGGCCCCGACGGCACGATCGCGCCCGGCCTGTCCCTGGGCGGGGACACCAACGGCCACTGCCGCGACTCCTGGGACCTCGACAACACCAACTCCTACTCGCGCCAAAAGTGCAACAACGGCTGGTGCGCCGTCATGTTCACCCTCTACTTCGAGAAGGACCAGGCTTCCCTCGGCCCGGGCAGCGCCGGGCACCGGCACGACTGGGAGCACGTCGTCGTCTGGGTCAAGGACAACCAGGTCGAGTACGTCGCCACGTCGCAGCACGGCGGCTTCGCCGTCCACGACCGTGCGAGCCTCCGGTTCGAAGGCACGCACGCGAAGGTCGTCTACCACAAGGACGGCGGCTCGACGCACTGCTTCCGCGCGGCCAACGGCAACGACGACCCGCCCGAGAACCACAAGGGCACCTGGCAGTACCCGGCCCCCGTCGGCTGGGACGGCTACCCGGCCGGCCTGCGGGACAAGCTCACCCAGGCCGACTTCGGGAGCGCGACCTTCGGCATCAAGGACGGCCAGTTCACCGGCAACCTCGCCAAGGCCAAGCCGGCCGGCATCCCGTTCGACGAAAACGCCTAG
- a CDS encoding TIM-barrel domain-containing protein, whose amino-acid sequence MVAVAAATVTVATPATAAPRGQTVTAGNARFQVLSPTVIRTEYAGDGRFTDAATFNAVGRTGFTPTPYTSTVSGGVLTIRTSATTLTYRLDSGPFDGGNLEVRTTAGATPVLAAPWRHLTCRTGALCEAEDLTADGLGVATDHRGYTGEGFLAGFESAGTSATADVDATAAETYSVAARYANGQGGDGQHVTRTLSVSVDGGAPQQLSLPVTADWDTWAVASVPLTLGAGHHSLRLQRTAVDSGNVNVDALAVLSAGAAFPPASARAFTGCPAGVSCEAEAGLRTGSAVVATDHPGYAGRGFVAELNRGSSLTQRITDVATAGTYQLHVRYANGTGGDGRHETRTASVATNGVTRTLSLPVTDNWDAWKTASVPVDLKAGANDVVLGCPDDTSCHVNIDTVAVAATGAAAPQPHLALGGYRRGLDGVNGDNGTPSLTEGLLHQDGWYLLDDSPSALYDTAARKVTQRPSHGGSPYQDGYVFAFGHDYKAGLRDLATLTGPPALLPRWAYGVWYSEYIDRTAADYRDTILPRFRSEGVPLDVLVTDTDFKAPDTWNGWQIDTNKFPDPAGFFAWSKAQGLHNTLNTHPSIMGSDPQFARAQATAKGKLAKSGCGTDCYVFDWGDPDQLKAYLDLHAGMMQQGNDFWWLDWCCDASKSSLPGVTPDAWINQQYADLAAPATGRGFVTSRAYGSLQAGGYGGPTGLSTGPWADKRSTLHFTGDTSSTWGTLRMEVGITPAESAATGMSAISHDIGGHNDTTGLRGSETYTSGGQQHQTAKLPDDLYARWVQLGTFQPIDRLHSNHSDRLPWQYGDAAKASATKFLNLRENLVPLTYTLAQQAATTGVPVVRPTYLEYPDEPAAYTAASSEYFYGPDLLVAPVTSPGTSATTSVWFPPGQWTDYFSGKTYAGGTTQQVTSDLGTMPVFLRGGGITATRTADVANDVQSPLDKVTVTVAPGGSGSFSLYEDNGTSSAKSSTTKITYAERGGSRTVTVAPPEGRYRVSDREWTVKFVGVAAAPSRVKVGGGWAPSSAWTWDAATKTLTVKAPARPGRAPLTVTY is encoded by the coding sequence GTGGTCGCCGTCGCCGCGGCTACCGTGACCGTCGCGACCCCCGCCACAGCTGCCCCGCGGGGCCAGACCGTCACCGCCGGGAACGCGCGCTTCCAGGTGCTGTCCCCGACGGTCATCCGGACCGAGTACGCCGGCGACGGCCGGTTCACCGACGCCGCCACCTTCAACGCCGTCGGGCGCACCGGGTTCACGCCGACGCCGTACACCTCGACGGTCTCCGGTGGCGTGCTCACGATCCGGACCAGCGCGACGACCCTGACCTACCGGCTGGACTCGGGCCCGTTCGACGGCGGCAACCTCGAAGTGCGCACGACCGCCGGCGCGACGCCGGTGCTCGCCGCGCCCTGGCGCCACCTGACCTGCCGGACCGGCGCGCTGTGCGAGGCCGAAGACCTGACCGCCGACGGGCTCGGCGTCGCCACCGACCACCGCGGGTACACCGGCGAAGGCTTCCTCGCCGGCTTCGAAAGCGCCGGCACCTCGGCGACCGCGGACGTCGACGCCACGGCCGCCGAGACCTACTCCGTGGCCGCCCGCTACGCCAACGGGCAGGGCGGCGACGGCCAGCACGTCACGCGCACCCTGAGCGTTTCGGTCGACGGCGGCGCGCCGCAGCAGCTCAGCCTGCCGGTGACGGCCGACTGGGACACCTGGGCGGTCGCGTCCGTCCCGCTGACCCTCGGCGCCGGGCACCACAGCCTCCGCCTGCAGCGGACCGCGGTCGACTCCGGCAACGTCAACGTCGACGCCCTCGCGGTGCTCTCCGCCGGTGCGGCCTTCCCGCCGGCGTCGGCCCGCGCCTTCACCGGCTGCCCGGCCGGCGTGAGCTGCGAGGCGGAGGCCGGGCTGCGGACCGGCTCGGCCGTCGTCGCGACCGACCACCCGGGCTACGCCGGGCGCGGCTTCGTCGCCGAGCTGAACCGGGGATCGTCGCTGACGCAGCGGATCACCGATGTCGCCACCGCCGGCACGTACCAGCTGCACGTCCGGTACGCCAACGGCACCGGCGGCGACGGGCGCCACGAGACGCGGACCGCGTCGGTCGCCACGAACGGCGTCACGCGCACGCTGAGCCTGCCGGTGACCGACAACTGGGACGCGTGGAAGACCGCGTCGGTCCCGGTCGACCTGAAGGCGGGCGCGAACGACGTCGTGCTCGGCTGCCCCGACGACACCAGCTGCCACGTCAACATCGACACCGTCGCGGTCGCGGCGACCGGCGCGGCGGCCCCGCAGCCGCACCTCGCGCTCGGCGGCTACCGGCGCGGCCTCGACGGCGTGAACGGCGACAACGGCACCCCGTCGCTCACCGAAGGACTCCTGCACCAGGACGGCTGGTACCTGCTCGACGACAGCCCGTCGGCGCTGTACGACACCGCGGCCCGCAAGGTGACCCAGCGGCCGTCGCACGGCGGGAGCCCGTACCAGGACGGCTACGTCTTCGCCTTCGGGCACGACTACAAGGCCGGGCTGCGCGACCTCGCGACGCTGACCGGGCCGCCCGCGCTCCTGCCGCGCTGGGCGTACGGCGTCTGGTATTCGGAGTACATCGACCGCACCGCGGCCGACTACCGCGACACGATCCTGCCGCGCTTCCGCAGCGAAGGCGTGCCGCTCGACGTGCTGGTCACCGACACCGATTTCAAGGCACCGGACACCTGGAACGGCTGGCAGATCGACACGAACAAGTTCCCCGATCCGGCCGGGTTCTTCGCGTGGTCGAAGGCTCAGGGCCTGCACAACACGCTGAACACCCACCCGAGCATCATGGGCTCGGACCCGCAGTTCGCCCGCGCGCAGGCGACGGCGAAGGGCAAGCTCGCGAAGTCCGGCTGCGGCACCGACTGCTACGTCTTCGACTGGGGCGACCCGGACCAGCTGAAGGCCTACCTCGACCTGCACGCCGGCATGATGCAGCAGGGCAACGACTTCTGGTGGCTGGACTGGTGCTGCGACGCCTCGAAGTCGAGCCTGCCCGGCGTCACCCCGGACGCGTGGATCAACCAGCAGTACGCCGACCTGGCCGCCCCGGCGACCGGCCGCGGCTTCGTCACCTCGCGGGCCTACGGCTCGCTGCAGGCCGGCGGTTATGGCGGCCCGACCGGGCTGTCGACGGGACCGTGGGCCGACAAGCGCAGCACGCTGCACTTCACCGGTGACACGTCGTCGACGTGGGGCACGCTGCGGATGGAGGTCGGGATCACCCCGGCCGAGTCGGCCGCGACGGGGATGTCGGCGATCAGCCACGACATCGGCGGGCACAACGACACGACGGGCCTGCGCGGCAGCGAGACCTACACCTCGGGCGGGCAGCAGCACCAGACGGCCAAGCTGCCCGACGACCTGTACGCGCGCTGGGTGCAGCTCGGCACGTTCCAGCCGATCGACCGCCTGCACAGCAACCACAGCGACCGGCTCCCGTGGCAGTACGGCGACGCGGCCAAGGCTTCGGCGACGAAGTTCCTGAACCTGCGCGAGAACCTCGTGCCGCTCACCTACACGCTGGCCCAGCAGGCCGCCACGACGGGCGTTCCCGTGGTGCGGCCGACGTACCTGGAGTACCCGGACGAGCCGGCCGCGTACACGGCGGCTTCGAGCGAGTACTTCTACGGGCCGGACCTGCTGGTGGCGCCGGTGACGTCGCCGGGGACCTCGGCGACGACGTCGGTCTGGTTCCCGCCGGGGCAGTGGACGGACTACTTCAGCGGCAAGACCTACGCGGGCGGCACGACGCAGCAGGTCACGTCGGACCTCGGCACGATGCCGGTGTTCCTGCGCGGCGGCGGCATCACCGCGACCCGGACCGCGGACGTGGCCAACGACGTCCAGAGCCCGCTGGACAAGGTGACGGTGACGGTCGCGCCGGGCGGATCCGGGTCCTTCTCGCTGTACGAGGACAACGGGACTTCGTCGGCGAAGAGCTCGACGACGAAGATCACCTACGCCGAGCGGGGCGGGTCCCGCACGGTGACGGTGGCGCCGCCAGAGGGCCGGTACCGCGTGTCCGATCGCGAGTGGACGGTGAAGTTCGTCGGCGTGGCCGCGGCCCCGAGCCGGGTCAAGGTCGGCGGCGGGTGGGCCCCGTCGTCGGCGTGGACCTGGGACGCGGCCACGAAGACGTTGACGGTGAAAGCCCCGGCCCGCCCGGGCCGGGCCCCGCTCACCGTGACGTACTGA
- a CDS encoding response regulator transcription factor, which yields MIRLLLADDQELVRQALCALLALEDDFEVVASVGRGDEVVAAARAHRPDVALLDIEMPGLDGLAAAAVLATQVPDCRVVMLTTFGRAGYLRRAMEAGAAGFVVKDAPAEVLAGAIRRVRAGERVVDPALAVATLAAGESPLTARERDVLITARTGATIAEIASRLYLSEGTVRNYVSAAITKTGARNRVEAVRIADDRGWL from the coding sequence GTGATCCGGCTGCTGCTGGCCGACGACCAGGAACTGGTCCGCCAGGCGCTGTGCGCACTGCTCGCCCTCGAGGACGACTTCGAGGTGGTCGCGTCGGTCGGCCGCGGCGATGAAGTGGTCGCCGCGGCCCGTGCGCACCGCCCCGACGTCGCGTTGCTCGACATCGAGATGCCGGGCCTCGACGGGCTCGCCGCGGCGGCGGTGCTCGCCACGCAGGTGCCGGACTGCCGGGTCGTCATGCTCACGACGTTCGGCCGCGCCGGCTACCTGCGCCGCGCGATGGAGGCGGGCGCCGCCGGGTTCGTCGTCAAGGACGCGCCCGCCGAGGTGCTCGCCGGCGCGATCCGCCGCGTCCGGGCCGGCGAGCGGGTGGTGGACCCGGCCCTGGCCGTCGCCACGCTGGCGGCCGGCGAGTCCCCGCTGACCGCCCGCGAACGCGACGTCCTGATCACCGCGCGGACCGGCGCGACGATCGCCGAGATCGCGTCTCGGCTCTACCTGTCGGAAGGCACGGTCCGCAACTACGTCTCCGCGGCGATCACCAAGACCGGTGCCCGCAACCGCGTCGAAGCGGTCCGCATCGCCGACGACCGGGGCTGGCTCTAG
- a CDS encoding sensor histidine kinase: MDGTSDVQRWVRGWRLRLLDAGMLVYPAVTLAGVLQHSAGTTAVVGCGIVAAFAAGYLLAAAAAARRATRPFWVLTSACAVLFAAALPFAHADAFFLAAVVLSLAVPRLPRRVAVVLVAASALAAVVVPWPGGPGWTQAVALVFTVLVVGAFAEAIRANTALVAARAEVARLASEAERARIARDLHDLLGHSLTAITVKSTLARRLVDADGARAGEEMTAVETLARQALTEVRAAVSGYREVSLAGELARGRELLRACGVTADLPTATDVVVPAHQELFGWVVREGLTNVARHARASRCAVTLSASTVEVLDDGVGGPAAGGSGLAGLRERVTAAGGVLDAGAADPRGWRLRVTV, encoded by the coding sequence GTGGACGGGACGAGCGACGTGCAGCGCTGGGTGCGCGGCTGGCGGCTGCGGCTGCTCGACGCGGGCATGCTCGTCTACCCGGCGGTGACGCTGGCGGGCGTGCTGCAGCACTCGGCGGGCACCACGGCGGTCGTGGGCTGCGGGATCGTGGCCGCCTTCGCCGCCGGGTACCTCCTCGCCGCGGCCGCGGCGGCCCGCCGGGCGACACGGCCGTTCTGGGTGCTCACGAGTGCGTGCGCCGTGCTGTTCGCCGCCGCGCTCCCCTTCGCCCACGCCGACGCGTTCTTCCTCGCCGCCGTCGTCCTTTCCCTCGCGGTGCCCCGGCTCCCCCGGCGCGTCGCGGTCGTCCTGGTCGCGGCCTCCGCGCTCGCGGCCGTCGTCGTGCCGTGGCCGGGCGGGCCGGGCTGGACGCAGGCGGTCGCGCTCGTGTTCACCGTGCTCGTGGTGGGCGCGTTCGCCGAAGCGATCCGCGCCAACACCGCGCTGGTCGCGGCCCGCGCCGAGGTCGCGCGGCTGGCGTCCGAGGCCGAACGCGCCCGGATCGCCCGCGACCTGCACGACCTGCTCGGGCACTCCCTCACCGCGATCACCGTGAAGAGCACCCTGGCGCGGCGGCTCGTCGACGCCGACGGCGCCCGCGCGGGTGAGGAGATGACCGCCGTGGAAACCCTGGCCCGCCAGGCCTTGACCGAGGTCCGCGCGGCGGTGTCGGGCTACCGCGAAGTCTCGCTCGCCGGCGAACTCGCCCGCGGCCGCGAGCTGCTGCGTGCCTGCGGGGTCACCGCCGACCTGCCGACGGCCACCGACGTCGTGGTGCCCGCGCACCAGGAACTGTTCGGCTGGGTGGTGCGGGAGGGGCTCACGAACGTGGCCCGGCACGCGCGCGCGAGCCGGTGCGCGGTGACGCTCTCGGCGTCCACTGTGGAGGTTCTCGACGACGGCGTGGGTGGCCCGGCCGCGGGCGGTTCCGGGCTCGCCGGGCTCCGCGAGCGCGTCACGGCGGCCGGCGGGGTGCTCGACGCGGGGGCGGCGGACCCGCGCGGCTGGCGGTTGCGGGTGACGGTGTGA
- a CDS encoding discoidin domain-containing protein, with protein sequence MDRPSLLRAVPALVALLVLGLLAGPSPAHAATVLSQGRPVTASSSEGAGTPASAAVDGDPGTRWASAWSDPQWLQVDLGASADISQVTLNWESAYATAYEIQVSDNAANWQTVYSTTTAVGGIQNLAVSGHGRYVRLYGTHRVGGYGYSLWEFQVSGTPGAQNRPGVTRVTGAQGNWQLTVDGIPWTVKGLTWGPPVSEAAARMPELHAIGVNTVRTWGTDGTTQPLLDAAAANGIKVVSGFWLQPGGGPGSGGCVDYTTDTNYKNTMLAEIQKWVTAYKNHAGVLMWNVGNESILGMQNCYSGTQLEQNRIAYTRFVDQAAQAIHAIDANHPVTSTDAWTGAWPYYKAYAPSLDLYSVNSYAQVCQVKQDWLAGGYTKPYIITETGPAGEWEVPNDVNGVPTEPTDQQKRDGYVNAWNCVLAHPGVALGATLFHYGTEGDFGGVWFNITTGNEKRLSWYAVRRLYSGQTGGNTPPVISSMNLSRSTDVPAGATFTLTAAVSDPDGDPIAYTMGYNSKYINDAAGLIPAQFTGNGTFTVTAPQQLGVWKIYLYARDGHGNVGIETRSLRVVAPPVPGTNLARGAATTASTYQADGPGAPYPPQAATDGNTATRWASAWADPQWLQVDLGSRQAFDHVQLVWESAFGKAYEIQVSDDAANWRSVYGTTSGDGGADDIAVSATARYVRVNATQRGTAYGYSLYEFGVYRS encoded by the coding sequence GTGGACCGACCGTCGCTCCTCCGTGCCGTCCCGGCGCTGGTGGCCCTGCTGGTGCTGGGGTTGCTCGCCGGACCCTCCCCGGCGCACGCCGCCACCGTGCTTTCCCAAGGCAGACCGGTTACCGCGTCGAGCTCCGAAGGCGCGGGCACCCCGGCGTCGGCGGCCGTCGACGGCGACCCCGGCACGCGGTGGGCGAGCGCCTGGAGCGACCCGCAGTGGCTGCAGGTCGACCTCGGCGCGTCCGCCGACATCAGCCAGGTGACCCTGAACTGGGAGTCGGCCTACGCGACTGCATACGAAATCCAGGTTTCGGACAATGCCGCGAATTGGCAGACTGTATACAGTACGACGACCGCGGTCGGTGGGATACAAAATCTCGCGGTCAGCGGGCACGGCCGGTACGTCCGCCTCTACGGCACGCACCGCGTCGGCGGCTACGGCTATTCGCTGTGGGAGTTCCAGGTCAGCGGCACCCCGGGGGCGCAGAACAGGCCCGGCGTCACGCGGGTGACCGGCGCGCAGGGCAACTGGCAGCTGACAGTCGACGGTATCCCGTGGACCGTGAAGGGCCTGACCTGGGGCCCGCCGGTGAGCGAAGCCGCCGCGCGGATGCCGGAGCTGCACGCGATCGGCGTCAACACCGTCCGCACGTGGGGGACCGACGGCACCACGCAGCCGCTGCTCGACGCCGCCGCGGCCAACGGCATCAAGGTGGTCAGCGGCTTCTGGCTGCAACCGGGCGGCGGCCCGGGCAGTGGCGGGTGCGTCGACTACACGACGGATACGAACTACAAGAACACCATGCTCGCCGAAATCCAGAAATGGGTTACTGCATACAAAAACCACGCGGGCGTCCTGATGTGGAACGTCGGCAACGAGTCGATCCTCGGCATGCAGAACTGCTACTCCGGCACGCAGCTGGAGCAGAACCGGATCGCCTACACCCGGTTCGTCGACCAGGCGGCGCAGGCCATCCACGCGATCGACGCGAACCACCCGGTCACCTCGACCGACGCGTGGACCGGGGCCTGGCCGTACTACAAGGCGTACGCGCCGAGCCTCGACCTGTACTCCGTCAACTCCTACGCCCAGGTCTGCCAGGTCAAGCAGGACTGGCTCGCCGGTGGCTACACCAAGCCGTACATCATCACCGAGACCGGGCCGGCCGGCGAGTGGGAGGTGCCGAACGACGTCAACGGCGTCCCCACCGAGCCGACGGACCAGCAGAAGCGCGACGGTTACGTCAACGCCTGGAACTGCGTGCTGGCGCACCCGGGCGTGGCGCTCGGCGCGACGCTCTTCCACTACGGCACCGAGGGCGACTTCGGCGGCGTCTGGTTCAACATCACCACCGGCAACGAGAAGCGGCTGTCCTGGTACGCCGTCCGCAGGCTCTACAGTGGACAGACCGGGGGCAACACGCCGCCGGTGATCTCGTCGATGAACCTCAGCCGCAGCACCGACGTCCCGGCGGGCGCCACGTTCACCCTGACCGCGGCGGTGTCCGATCCGGACGGTGACCCGATCGCGTACACCATGGGGTACAACAGCAAGTACATCAACGACGCGGCCGGGCTGATCCCCGCGCAGTTCACCGGGAACGGGACGTTCACCGTCACCGCACCCCAGCAGCTCGGCGTCTGGAAGATCTACCTCTACGCCCGGGACGGCCACGGCAACGTCGGCATCGAGACGCGCTCGCTGCGCGTGGTCGCGCCGCCGGTACCGGGGACGAACCTGGCTCGCGGCGCCGCGACGACTGCTTCGACGTACCAGGCCGACGGCCCGGGCGCGCCGTACCCGCCGCAGGCCGCGACCGACGGGAACACCGCGACCCGCTGGGCGAGCGCGTGGGCGGATCCGCAGTGGCTGCAGGTCGATCTGGGCAGCCGCCAGGCGTTCGACCACGTCCAGCTGGTGTGGGAGTCGGCGTTCGGCAAGGCCTACGAAATCCAGGTCAGCGACGACGCGGCGAACTGGCGCAGCGTGTACGGGACGACGTCCGGGGACGGCGGCGCCGACGACATCGCGGTCTCGGCCACCGCGCGGTACGTCCGGGTGAACGCCACCCAGCGCGGCACCGCTTACGGCTATTCGCTGTACGAGTTCGGCGTCTACCGGTCGTAA
- a CDS encoding DUF1996 domain-containing protein, with protein MATKAALLACTAATVLAGAFLTAATWSPAGADDLVTHHEFQVNCSPSHHQPDDPIVFPGLPGASHDHTFIGNKTTNAATTLQSLQAAGVGNTTCLAPDDLSAYWFPTVYNGNDVVLPNFAQVVYYKSGILDYTKVVPFPPGLRYVAGSVTATQDEFQHAPGAIEGWECGESFHNWDIPVQCVAGSQLNIRYQAPSCWDGVHLDSADHKGHMAYPDRTTLTCPADHPVAVPMLEFKMAFPVSGNMSGVHLASGRGYSWHYDFFNAWDPQTLAALVTHCINGGLQCDPRGYDLYKPDRGTVLGPNYRLPGRP; from the coding sequence TTGGCAACGAAAGCCGCGCTCCTCGCCTGCACCGCCGCCACCGTGCTGGCAGGCGCCTTCCTGACCGCGGCCACCTGGTCGCCCGCCGGAGCCGACGACCTGGTGACCCACCACGAATTCCAGGTCAACTGCTCCCCCAGCCACCACCAGCCGGACGACCCGATCGTCTTCCCGGGCCTGCCCGGGGCTTCGCACGACCACACGTTCATCGGCAACAAGACGACGAACGCCGCCACGACGCTGCAGTCGCTGCAGGCCGCCGGCGTCGGGAACACGACGTGCCTGGCCCCGGACGACCTGTCCGCGTACTGGTTCCCGACCGTCTACAACGGCAACGACGTGGTGCTGCCGAACTTCGCGCAGGTCGTCTACTACAAGTCGGGCATCCTCGACTACACGAAGGTGGTGCCGTTCCCGCCCGGGCTGCGGTACGTGGCCGGCAGCGTCACCGCGACGCAAGACGAGTTCCAGCACGCCCCCGGCGCGATCGAGGGCTGGGAGTGCGGGGAAAGCTTCCACAACTGGGACATCCCCGTGCAGTGCGTGGCCGGCAGCCAGCTCAACATCCGTTACCAGGCACCGAGCTGCTGGGACGGCGTCCACCTGGATTCGGCCGATCACAAGGGGCACATGGCCTACCCGGACCGGACGACGCTGACCTGCCCGGCCGACCACCCGGTCGCGGTGCCGATGCTCGAGTTCAAGATGGCGTTCCCGGTCAGCGGGAACATGTCCGGGGTGCACCTGGCCAGCGGACGCGGGTACTCGTGGCACTACGACTTCTTCAACGCGTGGGACCCGCAGACCCTGGCCGCGCTGGTGACCCACTGCATCAACGGCGGCCTGCAGTGCGACCCGCGCGGGTACGACCTCTACAAACCCGACCGCGGCACCGTGCTCGGGCCGAACTACCGGTTGCCCGGCCGCCCGTGA